Proteins from one Pochonia chlamydosporia 170 chromosome Unknown PCv3seq00021, whole genome shotgun sequence genomic window:
- a CDS encoding ribonuclease H-like protein (similar to Metarhizium robertsii ARSEF 23 XP_007826248.1), which translates to MPQQRLNFVHTSQRRASSISDDISYFISPQLCDPDESHTSQCESSRPRSASTASSAKPRTSWVFSHMPGEDRETSYYNERTGKEEWRCKHCSKTYCCSGGTAAPAKHLTDPPPEGHGLPKGAPRTAKVSNIRAILEKARLTAQENPQKRRRLNDQLGDSIAPDQLEALYVRFITACSLPFRLVECPEFRALLAYLNTDVDTWLPDTHETIKKWIMRQFNSQKEKIKQGIQSAKSRIHISCDLWTSPNSLAILGIVSHYVTEDGQLEHHTLALKEIDNEHDGSHLAAAILDVVDDWGFASKLGYFVMDNASNNDTMRVSLSLGLLRQFDVHYDPKVHRLRCQGHIINLAAKAFLFVTDNEKLEHEDFGNTTTLKEIRAWRQKGPLGKLHNFVVFIQRSVQRSQKFLVLSHNHKLARDNDTRWSSWHTMLRTALNLRNAIDGYFSKWMEADCAGDELSMEDWLILEKIKSFLEKLKMTTKALESSFATLDNVLLAMDFMLAQFESGKAANVDDPMMGPMYNSGWAKLDKYYRLTDESPAYVAAIVLHPSHKWHYIQENWRKEWVESSKMLIQALWEEYKPVESPLPPSETSLTTTNEFLNWRNKHLQPSLITDEYEHYCRSERAYGFTSALSWWLEERQQKTYPNLGKMAVDILSIPAMSAEPERLFSGAKIKITDRRNRLGSDVIEALECLKSWFGIRDFHSEDISVAAGG; encoded by the coding sequence ATGCCCCAACAACGCCTTAATTTCGTTCATACGTCACAACGAAGAGCTTCGTCAATATCGGACGACATTTCATATTTCATCAGCCCGCAATTATGTGACCCCGACGAGAGCCATACCTCTCAGTGCGAATCGTCACGACCTCGCTCAGCGTCCACAGCTTCATCCgcaaagccaaggacatcatGGGTTTTCTCTCACATGCCAGGTGAGGACAGAGAGACCAGCTACTACAACGAACGGACCGGGAAAGAGGAATGGCGTTGCAAGCATTGCAGCAAGACATATTGCTGTTCAGGCGGAACTGCGGCTCCAGCCAAGCACCTTACAGACCCTCCGCCTGAAGGTCACGGTCTCCCGAAAGGCGCCCCACGGACTGCAAAGGTGTCAAACATACGGGCAATTCTCGAAAAAGCCCGTCTTACGGCCCAAGAGAACCCCCAAAAGCGCCGCCGTTTAAATGATCAATTGGGAGACTCGATCGCGCCTGACCAGCTTGAAGCTTTGTACGTGAGGTTCATTACGGCCTGTTCTTTGCCATTTCGACTTGTGGAGTGTCCCGAGTTCCGGGCGCTCCTGGCCTATCTCAATACAGATGTCGATACGTGGCTCCCAGACACACACGAAACCATTAAGAAATGGATTATGCGACAGTTTAACAGTCAGAAagagaagatcaagcaggGCATACAGTCGGCAAAGTCAAGAATACATATCAGCTGCGATCTTTGGACTTCGCCCAATTCCTTGGCCATCCTAGGCATAGTCTCTCACTATGTTACGGAAGACGGTCAATTAGAGCACCATACTTTGGCCTTGAAAGAGATAGACAACGAGCATGACGGTTCTCATCTTGCCGCAGCAATTTtggatgtggtggatgaCTGGGGTTTTGCATCAAAGCTTGGATATTTCGTGATGGATAATGCAAGCAACAACGATACAATGAGGGTGTCCCTTTCACTTGGCCTCCTTCGTCAATTTGACGTCCATTACGACCCTAAAGTTCACCGACTCCGTTGTCAGGGCCATATCATTAAcctcgccgccaaagccTTTCTCTTCGTCACTGACAATGAGAAGCTCGAACATGAGGACTTCGGGAATaccacaacattgaaagagATCAGGGCTTGGCGGCAAAAAGGTCCTCTCGGCAAACTTCATAACTTTGTTGTCTTCATCCAACGAAGTGTTCAACGAAGCCAAAAGTTTCTTGTTCTTAGCCACAACCATAAGCTTGCGCGAGACAACGACACGAGGTGGAGCTCGTGGCATACTATGTTGCGGACCGCCTTGAACCTCAGGAATGCAATTGATGGCTATTTCAGCAAATGGATGGAAGCAGATTGCGCAGGAGACGAGCTTTCTATGGAGGACTGGCTTATCCTGGAGAAGATCAAGTCTTTTTTAGAGAAGCTaaaaatgacgaccaaggccCTCGAGTCATCGTTTGCAACGCTTGACAATGtcctcttggccatggacttCATGCTTGCACAGTTTGAATCAGGGAAGGCGGCAAACGTTGACGATCCGATGATGGGACCAATGTACAACTCGGGCTGGGCGAAGTTGGACAAGTACTATCGGCTTACTGATGAGTCGCCGGCCTATGTTGCGGCTATCGTGCTGCACCCTTCGCATAAATGGCATTACATACAGGAGAACTGGAGAAAGGAATGGGTCGAATCCTCAAAGATGTTGATTCAAGCGCTGTGGGAGGAATATAAACCTGTGGAATCCCCTCTTCCCCCATCCGAGACTTCGTTAACGACTACGAACGAGTTCTTGAATTGGAGGAACAAGCATCTCCAGCCATCGCTTATCACGGATGAGTACGAGCACTATTGTAGGTCTGAACGGGCCTATGGGTTCACAAGTGCACTTTCATGGTGGCTAGAGGAGAGACAGCAGAAAACCTACCCTAACCTGGGCAAAATGGCTGTAGACATACTGTCAATCCCTGCAATGTCTGCCGAGCCTGAACggctcttctctggggcaaagataAAGATCACGGATCGTCGAAATCGACTTGGGAGTGATGTGATTGAGGCGCTGGagtgtttgaagtcatggtttggGATACGAGATTTTCACAGTGAGGATATTTCAGTGGCAGCAGGGGGATGA